From Anaerotignum faecicola, the proteins below share one genomic window:
- a CDS encoding GTP pyrophosphokinase family protein, with protein sequence MNVINWKEMLYPYEQTVAELKTKLEYIMNEYRLRGMYSPMESISGRVKKPSSILNKAKKKSIPVEKIEDEIEDIAGIRIICQFVEDIPKVISLIRRRDGRDLTIVEERDYITNTKDSGYRSYHIIIKYAINTVDGYREVLGEIQIRTLAMNFWAVTEHSLKYKYQGNIPEEIKHRLLSCADAAFNLDNEMSTIRNEIMYAQRLNKQKDNIVADIIDHIQNMYFVAKLSEMEDINKRFVGLWNSGDIDKLKDFRQDLCEMAKRYGV encoded by the coding sequence GTGAATGTAATTAATTGGAAGGAAATGCTTTATCCTTATGAACAGACTGTAGCCGAGCTTAAAACCAAGCTTGAGTACATAATGAATGAGTACAGGCTCCGCGGTATGTATTCGCCTATGGAATCTATATCGGGAAGAGTTAAAAAGCCGTCGAGCATTTTAAATAAGGCGAAGAAAAAGAGTATTCCCGTTGAAAAAATTGAAGATGAAATTGAAGACATAGCAGGGATTAGGATTATATGCCAGTTTGTAGAGGATATACCTAAGGTTATATCTCTTATACGAAGGCGCGACGGCAGGGATCTTACTATAGTTGAGGAACGGGATTACATTACTAATACAAAAGACAGCGGTTACAGGAGCTACCATATAATTATAAAATATGCCATTAACACCGTGGACGGCTACAGAGAGGTGCTCGGAGAAATCCAAATACGGACGCTTGCAATGAATTTCTGGGCTGTTACCGAACATTCGCTGAAGTATAAATATCAGGGCAATATACCGGAAGAGATAAAACATAGGCTTTTAAGCTGTGCAGACGCGGCCTTTAACCTGGATAATGAGATGTCTACAATAAGAAACGAAATAATGTATGCGCAAAGGCTCAACAAGCAGAAAGACAATATTGTCGCCGATATTATAGACCATATACAGAATATGTATTTTGTTGCGAAGCTTTCGGAAATGGAGGACATAAATAAACGCTTTGTGGGCCTTTGGAACAGCGGCGATATTGATAAGCTTAAGGATTTCCGCCAAGACTTGTGCGAAATGGCTAAAAGATACGGGGTGTGA
- a CDS encoding pyridoxal phosphate-dependent aminotransferase, with translation MPSISTRTDTFTESMIRKMTRISLEHNAVNLSQGFPDFNPPKELLDRLREVVYENFHQYEITWGSQRMREALSKKHGHFAGQKIDPEKNILVTCGSTEAMMAAMMTICNIGDKVIVFSPFYENYGADAILTGAIPIYVPLNPPEFTFDADVLENAFKQRPKAIILCNPSNPSGRVFALEELKIIAGLAEKYDTFVITDEVYEHIVYEPNKHIYFSTLPGMFERTVTCNSLSKTYSITGWRLGYIIAPEYIVDAAKKVHDFLTVGAAAPLQEAIVAALNFGDDYYKNLLKIYSTKKDIFINGLKRIGLNYTEPQGAYYVMVDVSEFGVTNDINFCQWLAREVGVGAVPGSSFFRDNINNYIRFHFAKNEDTLNEALNRLEKLKKKAAAANYNFK, from the coding sequence ATGCCGTCTATCAGCACACGTACAGACACCTTTACCGAATCAATGATAAGAAAAATGACAAGGATTTCCCTTGAGCATAATGCAGTAAATCTATCCCAGGGGTTCCCCGACTTCAACCCTCCAAAAGAACTTTTGGACAGGCTGAGGGAAGTTGTATATGAAAACTTCCACCAATACGAAATTACCTGGGGATCACAACGTATGCGCGAAGCCCTTTCTAAAAAGCACGGACATTTTGCAGGGCAGAAAATCGATCCCGAAAAAAACATACTTGTTACATGCGGAAGTACAGAAGCCATGATGGCCGCTATGATGACCATATGCAATATCGGTGATAAAGTTATAGTGTTTTCACCGTTTTACGAAAATTACGGAGCTGACGCTATCCTGACCGGAGCGATACCGATATATGTGCCGCTTAATCCACCTGAGTTCACATTTGACGCGGACGTATTGGAAAACGCATTTAAACAACGTCCGAAAGCAATCATATTATGCAACCCGTCAAATCCAAGCGGAAGGGTATTTGCCCTTGAGGAACTTAAAATAATTGCAGGCCTTGCAGAAAAATACGACACATTCGTTATAACTGATGAAGTTTATGAACATATTGTTTACGAACCCAACAAACACATATATTTCTCCACGCTTCCCGGTATGTTTGAAAGAACCGTTACCTGCAATTCGCTTTCAAAAACATATTCAATAACAGGATGGCGTTTAGGATATATCATTGCTCCGGAATATATAGTTGACGCGGCGAAAAAAGTCCACGATTTTCTCACCGTAGGGGCGGCGGCCCCTTTACAGGAAGCAATAGTTGCAGCGCTTAATTTCGGAGATGATTATTACAAAAACCTTTTGAAAATTTACAGTACAAAAAAGGATATTTTTATAAACGGGCTAAAGCGGATTGGATTAAACTATACCGAACCTCAGGGAGCGTATTATGTAATGGTTGACGTATCAGAATTCGGGGTAACAAACGATATAAACTTCTGCCAATGGCTTGCAAGGGAAGTAGGAGTCGGCGCAGTTCCCGGGTCCAGCTTCTTCAGGGACAACATAAATAACTACATACGTTTCCACTTCGCCAAAAATGAGGACACTCTAAACGAGGCGTTGAACCGCCTTGAAAAATTAAAGAAAAAAGCCGCCGCCGCAAACTATAATTTTAAGTAA
- the tuf gene encoding elongation factor Tu produces MAKAKFERTKPHVNIGTIGHVDHGKTTLTAAITKTLHERYQLGEAVAFDNIDKAPEERERGITISTAHVEYETPNRHYAHVDCPGHADYVKNMITGAAQMDGAILVVAATDGPMAQTREHILLSRQVGVPYIVVFMNKCDMVDDEELLDLVEMEIRELLSEYEFPGDDIPIVRGSAFQALQDPAGPWGDKIVELFEIIDEYIPNPERDVDKPFLMPVEDVFSITGRGTVATGRVESGVVKVSDEVEIVGLTTEKRKVVVTGVEMFRKLLDQAEAGDNIGVLLRGVQRTEIERGQVLAKPGSITPHTKFKAQVYVLSKEEGGRHTPFFNNYRPQFYFRTTDVTGVISLPEGTEMCMPGDNVEMTIELITPVAMAPGLRFAIREGGRTVGAGSVIEIFE; encoded by the coding sequence ATGGCAAAGGCAAAATTTGAAAGAACTAAACCACATGTTAACATTGGTACAATCGGTCACGTTGACCATGGTAAAACAACATTAACAGCAGCTATCACAAAGACATTACATGAAAGGTATCAGCTTGGTGAAGCAGTTGCTTTCGACAACATTGACAAAGCTCCTGAAGAAAGGGAAAGGGGTATCACAATCTCTACAGCGCATGTTGAGTATGAAACTCCTAACAGGCACTACGCACACGTTGACTGCCCGGGACATGCCGACTACGTTAAGAACATGATTACAGGTGCTGCTCAGATGGACGGCGCTATCCTCGTTGTTGCTGCAACAGACGGCCCTATGGCTCAGACAAGGGAGCACATTCTTCTTTCACGTCAGGTAGGCGTTCCTTATATTGTTGTATTTATGAACAAATGCGACATGGTAGACGACGAAGAACTTCTTGACTTAGTTGAAATGGAAATCAGGGAACTTCTCAGCGAGTACGAATTCCCAGGCGATGATATTCCTATCGTAAGAGGTTCTGCATTCCAAGCTCTTCAGGATCCTGCAGGCCCATGGGGTGACAAGATCGTTGAATTATTTGAAATTATTGACGAATATATCCCTAACCCAGAACGTGACGTTGACAAACCTTTCCTTATGCCTGTTGAGGACGTATTCTCAATCACAGGCCGTGGTACAGTTGCTACTGGTAGGGTTGAAAGCGGCGTTGTTAAAGTATCTGACGAAGTTGAAATCGTTGGTCTTACAACTGAAAAGAGGAAAGTTGTTGTTACAGGCGTAGAAATGTTCAGGAAACTTCTTGATCAGGCTGAAGCAGGCGACAACATCGGTGTTCTTCTCCGTGGCGTTCAGAGGACTGAAATCGAAAGAGGTCAGGTTCTTGCAAAACCGGGTTCAATTACACCTCATACAAAATTCAAAGCTCAGGTTTATGTATTGAGCAAAGAAGAAGGCGGACGTCATACACCGTTCTTCAATAACTATCGTCCACAGTTCTATTTCAGGACAACAGACGTTACAGGCGTTATCTCATTACCAGAAGGCACAGAAATGTGCATGCCTGGCGACAACGTTGAAATGACAATCGAACTTATCACACCTGTAGCTATGGCTCCTGGCCTTAGGTTCGCTATCCGTGAAGGCGGAAGGACAGTTGGCGCTGGTTCTGTTATCGAAATCTTCGAGTAA
- the fusA gene encoding elongation factor G, translating to MANRAFPLEKTRNIGIMAHIDAGKTTLTERILYYTGRNYKIGDTHEGTATMDWMEQEQERGITITSAATTAQWEGNRINIIDTPGHVDFTVEVERSLRVLDGAVCVFCAKGGVEPQSETVWHQADNYNVPRMAFVNKMDIMGADFYNVVDMMKDRLGCSPVPVALPIGAEAFFKGIIDLMEMKAYIYNDDLGKDISVEEIPDDMKEKAQQYHDEMIEHIAETDEALMEKFFEGEEITIEELKAALRKACIACQLVPVFCGSAYRNRGVQKLLDGVIDYMPAPTDIPAIKGVDPATGEEVERHSSDSEPFAALAFKIMNDPFVGKLAFFRVYSGTCEAGSYVYNSVKGKKERFGRILQMHANHREEIDKVYAGDIAAAVGFKLTTTGDTICDEDHEVVLESMVFPEPVISVAIEPKTKAGRDKMGIALAKLAEEDPTFKTHTDQETGDTIISGMGELHLEIIVDRLLREFKVEANVGAPQVAYRETFRKAVDVEGKFVRQSGGRGQYGHCKVKFFPIGTDAENNYEFVNSVVGGAIPKEYIPAIDKGIQEAMNSGILGGYPVLGVKAEVYDGSYHDVDSSEMAYQIAGSMAFKEAMRKGDAVLLEPIMKVTVTVPEQYMGDVIGDINSRRGRIEGMDDRNNVKVIHSYVPLAEMFGYSTDLRSRTQGRGNYVMEVDHYEPCPKNIQEKVLAGRKGNE from the coding sequence TTGGCTAACAGAGCATTTCCACTTGAAAAAACCAGAAATATTGGTATCATGGCTCATATTGATGCCGGTAAAACTACCCTCACAGAGCGTATCCTTTACTATACAGGCCGTAATTATAAGATTGGCGATACCCATGAAGGTACAGCCACTATGGACTGGATGGAGCAGGAGCAGGAAAGGGGCATCACAATTACGTCTGCCGCTACTACAGCTCAGTGGGAAGGTAATAGAATAAATATTATTGATACACCAGGACACGTTGACTTTACTGTAGAGGTTGAACGTTCACTTCGTGTACTTGACGGTGCAGTATGCGTTTTCTGCGCTAAAGGCGGCGTTGAACCACAGAGCGAAACAGTTTGGCACCAGGCTGACAACTACAATGTACCTAGAATGGCGTTTGTAAACAAAATGGACATTATGGGCGCTGATTTTTATAACGTAGTTGATATGATGAAAGACAGGCTTGGCTGTTCACCTGTACCCGTAGCGCTTCCTATCGGCGCCGAGGCTTTCTTTAAAGGTATTATAGACTTAATGGAAATGAAAGCTTATATCTATAACGATGACCTTGGCAAAGACATTTCTGTTGAGGAAATTCCCGATGACATGAAGGAAAAGGCACAGCAGTACCATGATGAAATGATAGAGCATATCGCCGAAACAGACGAAGCTTTAATGGAAAAATTCTTTGAAGGCGAAGAAATAACCATTGAAGAGTTAAAAGCGGCGTTAAGGAAAGCTTGCATCGCATGCCAGCTTGTTCCGGTTTTCTGCGGTTCCGCTTACAGAAACAGGGGCGTTCAGAAGCTTCTTGACGGAGTTATCGATTATATGCCTGCTCCTACTGATATTCCTGCTATAAAGGGCGTTGATCCTGCTACAGGCGAAGAAGTTGAAAGACATTCTTCAGATTCGGAACCGTTTGCGGCTCTTGCATTCAAGATTATGAACGACCCGTTTGTAGGAAAGCTTGCTTTCTTCAGGGTTTATTCAGGAACATGTGAAGCCGGATCTTATGTATATAACTCAGTTAAAGGCAAAAAAGAGCGTTTCGGACGTATTCTTCAGATGCATGCCAACCACAGGGAAGAAATCGACAAAGTTTATGCCGGAGATATTGCCGCTGCCGTTGGATTTAAGCTTACTACAACGGGAGATACAATCTGTGACGAAGACCATGAAGTTGTGCTTGAATCAATGGTATTCCCAGAGCCGGTTATTTCGGTTGCTATCGAGCCTAAAACAAAAGCCGGCAGGGATAAAATGGGTATTGCCCTTGCTAAGCTTGCAGAGGAAGACCCTACGTTCAAAACTCATACGGATCAGGAAACAGGCGATACAATTATTTCAGGTATGGGCGAACTCCACCTTGAAATTATTGTTGACCGTTTATTAAGGGAATTTAAGGTTGAGGCTAATGTAGGCGCTCCTCAGGTTGCTTACAGGGAAACATTCCGCAAGGCTGTTGACGTTGAAGGCAAATTTGTACGTCAGTCAGGCGGACGCGGACAGTACGGCCATTGTAAAGTTAAATTCTTCCCAATCGGTACAGACGCTGAAAATAACTATGAATTTGTTAACAGCGTAGTAGGCGGCGCTATTCCTAAGGAATATATACCGGCTATCGACAAAGGTATCCAAGAAGCTATGAACAGCGGTATCCTTGGCGGCTATCCTGTGCTCGGCGTTAAAGCTGAGGTTTATGACGGAAGCTACCATGATGTCGACTCATCTGAAATGGCATACCAGATTGCAGGTTCTATGGCATTTAAAGAGGCCATGAGAAAAGGCGACGCCGTTCTTCTTGAGCCTATTATGAAGGTTACCGTTACAGTTCCGGAGCAGTACATGGGCGATGTTATCGGCGACATTAACTCACGCCGTGGACGTATTGAAGGAATGGACGACAGGAATAATGTAAAGGTTATCCATTCATATGTACCGCTTGCAGAAATGTTCGGATATTCAACAGATCTCCGTTCAAGAACTCAGGGCCGTGGCAACTATGTAATGGAAGTAGACCATTATGAGCCGTGTCCTAAGAATATTCAGGAAAAAGTTCTTGCCGGAAGGAAAGGGAACGAATAA
- the rpsG gene encoding 30S ribosomal protein S7, with translation MPRKGHVTKREVLPDPLYKSKNVTKLINSVMLDGKKGVAQRIVYGAFDKVAEKTGKDPIEAFEEAMNNIMPVLEVKARRVGGATYQVPMEIRPERRRTLGLRWLTLYARKRGEKTMEDRLAGELMDALNNTGGACKKKDETHKMAEANKAFSHYKW, from the coding sequence GTGCCAAGGAAAGGTCATGTAACTAAAAGGGAAGTATTGCCGGACCCATTATATAAAAGCAAAAACGTAACAAAACTTATCAACAGCGTTATGCTTGACGGCAAAAAAGGCGTTGCACAGAGGATTGTTTACGGCGCATTCGATAAAGTAGCAGAAAAAACAGGCAAAGATCCTATTGAGGCTTTTGAGGAAGCTATGAACAACATTATGCCTGTGCTTGAAGTTAAAGCGCGCCGTGTCGGCGGCGCAACATATCAGGTTCCGATGGAAATCAGGCCTGAGAGGAGAAGGACATTGGGCCTTCGCTGGTTAACGCTTTACGCAAGAAAGCGCGGCGAAAAGACAATGGAAGACCGTCTTGCCGGTGAACTTATGGACGCCCTTAACAACACGGGCGGCGCCTGCAAGAAAAAAGATGAAACACATAAAATGGCAGAGGCTAACAAGGCTTTCTCACATTACAAATGGTAA
- the rpsL gene encoding 30S ribosomal protein S12, with amino-acid sequence MPTFNQLVRKGRQTVEKKSTAPALQKGLNSLKKKATDISSPQRRGVCTAVKTATPKKPNSALRKIARVRLTNGIEVTAYIPGEGHNLQEHSVVLIRGGRVKDLPGVRYHIIRGTLDTAGVANRMQARSKYGAKRPKKK; translated from the coding sequence ATGCCAACATTTAATCAGTTAGTTAGAAAAGGCAGGCAGACTGTAGAAAAGAAAAGCACTGCCCCGGCTTTACAGAAAGGCCTTAACTCCCTTAAGAAGAAAGCTACAGACATTTCTTCACCACAGAGGAGGGGCGTATGCACAGCTGTTAAAACAGCTACGCCTAAAAAGCCAAACTCGGCCCTTAGGAAAATTGCGAGGGTTAGGCTTACAAACGGTATCGAAGTAACAGCATATATCCCGGGTGAGGGACACAACCTTCAGGAACACAGCGTTGTGCTTATCCGCGGCGGAAGGGTTAAAGACTTACCCGGTGTTCGTTATCACATTATCCGTGGAACGCTTGACACTGCAGGCGTTGCAAACAGGATGCAGGCTCGTTCAAAATACGGCGCTAAACGTCCTAAAAAGAAATAA
- a CDS encoding copper amine oxidase N-terminal domain-containing protein: MKRKFISALLIAAMSVSVASINVFADEQRDPAVVTEDDGIVDENDGILTEGSEYANGSSTVNDEKGEEGTGDGTEGTEGTEETDKTEDSDSTEGTEDTDKTEGTEDTDKTEGTEETDKTEDSDNDGTIKVVVDGKDIVFDDALPYIDDNDTTLLPLRAVSDAMGCDLEWKADTNTSVLTKDGVSLSLTIGSTTAVVEKEGAKENVTMTSAPVINEENERTYLPIRVVAETFGYEVSWDEATSTVTITSETAESEADKDEAVTDETETDKTTADENAAVEDKTETDETSDDKTADDEKADDENTDNKTTADENADDKTADDDSKTEA, from the coding sequence ATGAAAAGAAAATTTATTAGCGCTTTATTAATTGCGGCAATGAGTGTCAGCGTTGCATCAATCAATGTTTTTGCAGATGAACAGCGCGATCCTGCAGTCGTTACCGAAGACGACGGTATTGTTGACGAAAACGACGGTATCCTTACTGAAGGCAGCGAATATGCCAACGGCTCAAGCACTGTAAATGACGAAAAGGGCGAAGAAGGCACAGGCGACGGCACGGAAGGTACAGAAGGTACAGAGGAAACTGACAAAACAGAAGACTCTGACAGCACAGAAGGTACTGAAGACACTGACAAAACAGAAGGTACTGAAGATACCGACAAAACAGAAGGTACAGAGGAAACTGACAAAACAGAAGACTCTGACAATGACGGCACAATAAAAGTTGTTGTTGACGGAAAAGATATCGTATTCGACGACGCTCTTCCTTATATAGACGACAACGATACAACATTACTTCCTCTCAGGGCCGTATCAGACGCAATGGGCTGCGACCTTGAATGGAAAGCCGATACAAACACTTCCGTACTTACAAAAGACGGTGTTTCACTTTCATTAACAATCGGTTCGACAACAGCTGTTGTTGAAAAAGAAGGCGCTAAAGAAAACGTTACAATGACTTCGGCTCCTGTTATTAACGAAGAAAACGAAAGAACATATCTTCCAATCCGTGTTGTTGCAGAAACTTTCGGATATGAAGTTTCATGGGATGAAGCTACAAGCACAGTAACAATCACATCAGAAACTGCCGAAAGCGAAGCGGATAAAGATGAAGCAGTAACTGATGAAACAGAAACTGACAAAACGACTGCTGATGAAAATGCCGCTGTTGAAGATAAAACAGAAACTGACGAAACATCTGACGACAAAACAGCTGATGATGAAAAAGCTGACGACGAAAATACAGACAACAAAACAACCGCTGATGAAAATGCAGACGACAAAACAGCTGACGACGACAGCAAAACTGAGGCCTAA
- the rpoC gene encoding DNA-directed RNA polymerase subunit beta', whose product MAAQEQGIVFDSIKIGLASPEKIREWSRGEVKKPETINYRTLKPERDGLFCERIFGPSKDWECHCGKYKRIRYKGIVCDRCGVEVTKSKVRRERMGHIELACPVSHIWYFKGIPSRMGLILSMSPRALEKVLYFASYIVLDRGDTPLQYKQLLTEKEFRDAYDKYGNSFKVGMGAEAIKQLLMDIDLEKESVELKKQLVDTTGQKRIRIIKRLEVIESFKTSNNRPEWMILDAIPVIPPDIRPMVQLDGGRFATSDLNDLYRRVINRNNRLKRLLDLGAPDIIVRNEKRMLQEAVDALIDNGRRGRPVTGPGNRALKSLSDMLKGKQGRFRQNLLGKRVDYSGRSVIVVGPELKIYQCGLPKEMAIELFKPFVMKKLVEDGLAHNIKSAKRMVERLQTEVWDVLEQVITEHPVMLNRAPTLHRLGIQAFEPKLVEGRAIKLHPLVCTAYNADFDGDQMAVHVPLSVEAQAECRFLLLSPNNLLKPSDGAPVTVPSQDMILGMYYLTLVKEGEKGEGKVFKDELEAMLAYDNHEITLHAKIKVRRTLEFNGVKESRIVETTVGRIIFNEAIPQNLGYIDRTKDEDKFRYEIDFLVDKKAIGKIINRCINKCGSTDTAEVLDKIKALGFKFSTRGALTVSVSDMEIPATKQAHLEEAEAAVEVITKKFRRGLMTDEERHNKVIEAWNIANDKITVDLLNGLGKYNNIFMMANSGARGSNSQIKQLAGMRGLMANPSGGIIELPIKANFREGLSVLEYFISAHGARKGLTDTALRTADSGYLTRRLVDVSQDIIIREWDCTPEGKEVPGLWVSAFLDGNEVIESLQDRIRGRWSVENIVHPETGEVIVEADTRITNDQAEAVEKAGIKKVLIRTVLTCRSTIGICAKCYGANMASGRSVRIGESVGIIAAQSIGEPGTQLTMRTFHTGGIAGDDITQGLPRVEELFEARKPKGLAIISEFGGMVKLNETKKKREVTITNNETGESKDYLIPYGSRIKVFDGDIIGAGDEITEGSVNPHDILKIKGLRGVQDYMIQEVQRVYRLQGVEINDKHIEVIVRQMLKRVKIEENGDTEFLPGSLVDWLTFENTNAEMIEKGLEPAKGTRVLLGITKASLATDSFLSAASFQETTRVLTEAAIKGKIDPLIGLKENVIIGKLIPAGTGMGRYRNIDVVPASETEELTAAAENAEALDY is encoded by the coding sequence ATGGCAGCTCAAGAACAGGGCATAGTTTTTGATTCGATTAAGATAGGCCTGGCATCTCCTGAGAAAATCCGCGAATGGTCCAGAGGCGAGGTCAAAAAGCCGGAAACCATTAACTATAGGACGTTAAAGCCGGAAAGGGACGGGCTTTTCTGCGAAAGGATTTTCGGGCCCAGCAAGGACTGGGAATGCCATTGCGGCAAATACAAAAGAATTAGATATAAAGGCATTGTCTGCGACAGGTGCGGCGTTGAAGTTACAAAAAGCAAAGTAAGGCGCGAAAGGATGGGGCACATTGAACTTGCGTGCCCTGTATCCCATATCTGGTATTTTAAAGGCATACCTTCCAGAATGGGCCTTATACTTTCAATGAGCCCGCGCGCGCTTGAAAAAGTGCTTTATTTCGCAAGCTATATCGTGCTTGACCGCGGAGATACGCCTTTGCAGTATAAACAGCTCCTTACCGAAAAGGAGTTCAGGGACGCTTACGACAAATACGGCAATTCATTCAAGGTAGGTATGGGCGCCGAGGCGATTAAACAGCTTCTTATGGATATTGACCTTGAGAAAGAAAGCGTTGAACTGAAAAAACAGCTTGTTGACACAACAGGCCAGAAACGTATACGTATTATTAAAAGGCTTGAAGTTATTGAAAGTTTCAAAACTTCAAACAACAGGCCTGAATGGATGATACTTGACGCTATACCGGTTATACCGCCCGATATCCGCCCTATGGTTCAGCTTGACGGCGGAAGGTTTGCAACAAGCGATCTTAACGACCTTTACAGGCGTGTTATAAACAGGAACAACCGTTTGAAAAGGCTCCTTGATTTAGGCGCTCCCGATATTATCGTAAGGAATGAAAAAAGGATGCTTCAGGAAGCGGTCGACGCCCTTATTGACAACGGCCGCCGCGGAAGGCCGGTTACAGGGCCTGGAAACAGGGCGCTTAAATCCCTGTCGGATATGCTTAAGGGAAAGCAGGGGCGTTTCCGCCAGAATCTCCTCGGCAAACGTGTAGATTATTCAGGACGAAGCGTTATAGTTGTCGGTCCGGAACTCAAAATATATCAGTGCGGCCTTCCAAAGGAAATGGCAATCGAGCTGTTTAAGCCTTTTGTAATGAAAAAACTTGTTGAGGACGGCCTTGCGCACAATATAAAATCAGCTAAACGTATGGTTGAAAGGTTGCAGACGGAAGTTTGGGACGTTTTGGAACAGGTTATAACAGAGCACCCTGTTATGCTTAACCGTGCCCCGACGCTTCACAGGCTGGGCATACAGGCTTTTGAGCCTAAACTTGTTGAAGGAAGGGCGATTAAGCTCCACCCTCTTGTTTGTACGGCATATAATGCAGACTTTGACGGCGACCAGATGGCTGTCCATGTTCCTCTCAGCGTTGAGGCACAGGCGGAATGCAGGTTCCTTCTTCTTTCTCCGAATAACCTGCTTAAACCTTCAGACGGAGCTCCGGTTACGGTTCCTTCTCAGGACATGATATTGGGTATGTACTATTTAACGCTTGTTAAAGAAGGTGAAAAAGGCGAAGGCAAAGTATTCAAAGACGAACTTGAAGCTATGCTTGCTTATGACAATCATGAAATTACGCTTCACGCTAAGATTAAGGTAAGGCGTACTCTTGAATTTAACGGCGTCAAAGAGTCAAGGATTGTTGAAACAACAGTAGGCCGTATTATATTTAACGAGGCTATTCCTCAAAACCTCGGATATATCGACAGGACAAAGGATGAAGATAAATTCAGGTACGAAATTGACTTCCTTGTTGATAAAAAGGCGATTGGGAAAATTATTAACCGTTGCATAAATAAATGCGGTTCGACTGATACTGCGGAAGTGCTTGACAAAATAAAAGCCCTCGGTTTTAAATTCTCAACAAGAGGAGCCCTTACGGTTTCAGTTTCTGATATGGAAATACCCGCAACTAAACAGGCGCATCTTGAAGAAGCCGAGGCGGCGGTTGAAGTTATAACAAAGAAGTTCAGGCGCGGACTTATGACTGACGAAGAACGCCATAATAAAGTTATAGAGGCATGGAATATTGCCAATGACAAAATAACTGTAGACCTTCTTAACGGTCTTGGAAAATACAATAATATATTCATGATGGCTAACTCGGGAGCCCGTGGTTCCAACAGCCAGATCAAACAGCTTGCCGGCATGCGAGGGCTTATGGCCAACCCGTCCGGCGGTATTATTGAACTTCCTATAAAGGCTAACTTCCGTGAAGGGCTTTCTGTTCTCGAGTATTTTATTTCAGCTCACGGAGCAAGAAAAGGTCTTACCGACACGGCGCTTAGGACGGCCGACTCCGGGTACCTTACAAGAAGGCTCGTAGACGTTTCACAGGATATTATTATCCGCGAATGGGACTGTACTCCGGAAGGCAAAGAAGTTCCGGGGCTTTGGGTTTCAGCATTCCTTGACGGAAATGAAGTTATTGAAAGCCTTCAGGATAGGATTAGAGGCCGTTGGAGCGTTGAAAATATTGTTCATCCCGAAACAGGCGAAGTTATAGTTGAAGCCGATACAAGGATTACAAACGACCAGGCGGAAGCTGTAGAGAAGGCCGGAATTAAGAAAGTCCTTATCAGGACTGTGCTTACATGCCGCTCTACAATCGGTATATGCGCTAAGTGCTACGGTGCGAACATGGCAAGCGGACGTTCCGTACGGATCGGCGAGTCTGTCGGAATTATAGCGGCGCAGTCAATCGGCGAACCGGGCACGCAGCTTACGATGCGTACTTTCCATACGGGCGGTATCGCCGGAGACGACATCACACAAGGTCTCCCTCGTGTCGAAGAACTTTTTGAGGCAAGGAAACCAAAAGGACTTGCAATTATTTCGGAGTTCGGAGGTATGGTTAAACTTAACGAAACTAAGAAGAAAAGGGAAGTTACTATCACTAATAATGAAACAGGCGAAAGTAAAGACTACCTTATACCTTACGGTTCAAGGATTAAAGTTTTTGACGGCGACATTATAGGAGCGGGCGATGAAATAACCGAAGGAAGCGTTAATCCTCACGACATACTCAAGATTAAAGGCCTTAGGGGCGTTCAGGACTATATGATTCAGGAAGTTCAGCGAGTTTACCGTTTACAGGGCGTTGAAATCAATGACAAGCATATAGAAGTTATCGTGCGCCAGATGCTTAAAAGAGTTAAGATTGAAGAAAACGGCGATACGGAATTCCTTCCGGGAAGTCTTGTGGACTGGCTTACGTTTGAAAACACAAATGCGGAAATGATTGAAAAAGGCCTTGAGCCTGCAAAAGGCACAAGGGTGCTTTTGGGTATTACAAAAGCGTCGCTTGCCACGGATTCGTTCCTTTCGGCAGCGTCATTCCAGGAAACAACAAGGGTTCTTACGGAAGCGGCTATTAAAGGAAAGATTGATCCGCTTATCGGTCTTAAAGAAAATGTTATTATCGGTAAGCTTATACCGGCTGGAACAGGTATGGGAAGGTACCGCAATATTGATGTTGTTCCGGCTTCCGAAACAGAGGAGCTTACGGCGGCGGCTGAAAATGCCGAAGCATTGGATTATTGA